GAGATTGACGAATGCCTCAGCTTATACTCTTCCCACTGCTCGTTTAACTCCTTGTTTTCGTTCACACAGCTATCAACAATCATCAAAAAGATCCCGCTTGTAAGAAAGCTTAAAAACATTTTTTTCAACAACCAGGCAAATACATCAGACTGGGTACGAGAAACAGCGTACATCATAGCGAACATCGGTACGACAAAAATGCTTACAAGAATTTGTTCACATAACCACATTAATGAGTTAAACAGGAATTTTCCGACAACTTTCATAGAACCCCTCCTCATTTCCCTTTCTTCGGCAATAAATGGAAGAAATGAATCCCCTCTACAATTGAAAATAAATCATTGTAGAAATAGTTAGGATATCTCTTGGCGTTATTAAGTTTGGCATGTTCAGGCGGATGAGTGTGATAAGGCTCAGTATCCGTTTGGTAATCCTTATCAGTATGAGGCTCTGAATGGAACTTGGCGAGCACCGTTGTTTTATCTGGTGATATCCAATCATAATTGAATCGTTCAATTAACTGTTGTTTCGACAAATATTCTGTTATGTACAACAGGGAACCGTCTAAAAACACGATGGTCGCTCGTTGGACGAGAAATGAGCTGGTTAGACCCGTGCTGTCGGTTTCCCTAATGGTTTGTATGGCTTCCCCAAATATCCTTTGAAGCTCAATGAGGTTTGTTTTTGGATTGCCAATCATAAATCTCCGATTTCTTTCAGGAGATAATGCCACTCTTTACCTTCTCGTCCCCACTGCCAATCATCCGTCAAATAAGGATCGCCTTTTTGCTCCACAACCTTTTGATACGTACCGCCATAACGTTCTTCAAAGAAGTTAATTATCTTGACGATTTCTTTGACTCGTTCAATCTTATATTCCTGTTCGTCCATTTGAGATGTCTTCACATCTTGAATTTGAATATATCGCTCGACAACTTCTCGGACGGGAATTTGCTCTCCAGTTGGAGATATCCATATTGTATTCTCCGATATACGTGCTTGCTTGTTACGAGCGGAACGTTCAATCCCAACTAATCTTCCCGTTGCAATCCATTTATTAACCGTTGTAATACTTACCCCAAAGAATCGTGCTAATTGACCTGTAGAATAGGATCTACCTACTTCTTCTTCTTGAGCAACAGAAGCAACAATGCTCCAACATTTTTTCAGTTCCTTGAAAACATCAGTATGATTCTGGTTGTATACGTGTTGTTCAAGAATGTTCCGAACATCACTTTGAAGCTCAACCTTAAAGGGCGTTGTTTTTTGCAAGAAAGTAAACAACACCTTCAAAACGACACCAGTTTCTTCAGGCTTTCCTTTCAAAGTCTCCAGCACTTGTTCAAATGATTTTCGATCTTCTTGGGAAATTGCCATATATTTCACCCTCTCTTCACCCCCATTATATCAGACATGACATGAAACTGCAACTAAACTGAAACCCCATTAAAAGTTTAGTCAGATTTCCTTGAAAGTATGCTTAGTGTTTGACATTGAATTTTATTTAGTCTGCATACCAAAGATGCAGGGGGCGATTACACTACCTCGCTCCAACAAAAAAAGAACTGGTTTTTCGCCAGTTCCTTTGTCGGTTTTACACTTGCTCCTTACTTGTGCTTCATCTCATCAACACAATCAATCAATGCCAAATCTTTTTCATAGACCCTGAATACGCCTGGACTATTTGGAATAGTTATGAGTTTACCAGTATATTGTTGCCTAATCGTTAACATCTCAATCTTCGCGTTTGCATTAATCATTACTATCTCTTCATTCACCACATCATAATGTCCCTTTTCGATGACTCCCAATATCTCTCCTTTGAATGCAACCCTATCTTCGAAGATTTCAACACGTTTCACTCGAACCGTTTTCTGTACATCAAATTCGCCACAATAATCATATTCGTGTTTCCAGATATCCCATCCGAACGCTCCTTCTTTGCAGATAAGCAAATCATGATTACTTTTCCCAATCGAGTCCTTTAGTCTTGGTCCTTCCAAGAACTCATCATGTTCGTCCTCTTCAAATATTACGAACCCATATTGTTCATTCAACTCTTTTTTAAGTGTTTCAATACTTGCAAATTCAAGACCTGGAATAATTGTAGTTGATTCAAATAACCCCGTTTCAGGAGTATCATACATGTACAGTACGTGCTCGTAGCCACTGTAATCAATTATTTCTTGTGACCCGTGGTTACTCGTGTTCTCCGCCTCAATGTTACTCTTTATGTTGTCCATTTTTCTTCGACCTCCAGAAGTCTTTGCAATTATTTTGTCGGCGTTTTCAAACATCAACTTAATATTAAGGTATCCCCAACCTCTCTACAACCAGCCATGACATTGAACAAACCTGCCGCTCAATTATCCTTGGCGTTCGCCTCATCCTGCTCTACATAGCATAGAAGCCTGCCTCCTGTTTTCTAAAGAATTTTTATGTTATATGCGTCAGTACAGGGGAAAATAAAAGATATGGGAAGGGCATAAGAACCTTCACCCTCCCCCCGTTCTTCACATTCTGATAATTATAAAACCGTCAAGTAAGTGGCGGCTCATTACCCCGCCTGCCCCATTTCAATCCTTACAAACTGATTCAAGTCTGGTACAAAGAAATATCCGTCTTTCCTCAGCTCTTCTTTCAGATCTTCAATATCAATAAAAATATCCGCCGCTAACTCCTCCAGTGAATTATGTTGACCTTTCCGTAATTCTGAGTTCAAAAACTCAACTCGTTTTTTGATCGGATACTGATATATCTGATGTCCATACATTTGAATTTATCCCTCCCTGCGTTCATTTTGTTGTTGCTATCATTTTATAGAGAGGGCGATTGAGAGGCTACCTTTTTGAAGTCGGAGGTAGGCTGAGCTTTAGCACGATAAAGTGATTGAGTTAAAGTCTTGTATCCTTATCAACTCTTCGATGTCAGGCGGGCAATGCTCGGTTCGAATAGATGCTTTCCGCAGTACCCTCCAAACCGAAAGTTCTACACCATCTCTTCCCAGTTCCTTTATTGCCCAATTTATTTTTCGAATACGAAACTGCTCTTCCGTTTCTGTCACAAGGTTAAGATACGCCTTGGTTTCGGGTAATCGATCCAAATGTTTCTCCAGTAGAGCCTTTGCTCCGCTTAAAGCTCCAATTTTGCTCATAGTCAATCGTCGCGGCTTCCCTGCGGCATTCATGATTTTATCAACAGCAGTTTGAACCCTCTGCAAAATGTCCTTGTCTCTTTGGCTCCAATCCACTCGTTGATTTAGGGTCACTATCTTTGAAGCAGGAGAATTTTGCTCTAACCAGCTTCGGTCATTTCTATACAGTCGTGCATATAAGCCAGGATTCAACTTCCGCAATTCCGTTTTGGACAACTCTGGATGCTCTTCTTGAAGCTGAAGCCAGTTCATGCAGTCAGTCGCTCTTTGCTCACTCTGTTTGTTTTCCCGTCCCTTTCCACTCCCCTCCATCCCATTCTCCAGGCATTTCTTCACCGTCATCGGGTCAGCCTGTAGCCTTCTGCCGATTTCCCGCAAACCAAAGCCTTCGGCGGCTAATCGTTTGCACTCACTCTCCCACAGCTTTCCAAATTCCTTGACTCTGGATTTATTAAGTGGGTCGTCGCCAAGCTTTCGCGTATAAATGAAACCGCAAGAACAAGCAAATGTACCGATTATCTTTTTGGTTTTTTCACAGGTCGTCAAGGTTATGTCAGTGATCGCCTTCTGTAGATAATGCTCCGCCGCTGGGTTGAGACATAACCAAGGGGGATCACCAAATGGTTTGAATGATTCTCTCCGATAGAAGATCTCCTCCAATGTGACATCAAGGAAATTCATTAACAACAGATGCCGCAAAAAGGAAAAACTTTTCCTATGAAATCTGGTTATATCCGATAACCAATGATGATTACCCGCCAAGTCTGACTGTAAAAGACTAAGAAATTCATTGCCGTAAAACAATACAAAATCCTGCTCAAGCCTTAGCTGATCCACCCTGCCTTTTTGACTGGCATAGCCCCGGTTTTGAAGCCTACTCACATAAAACTTCCCAAACCATTCAAACGGTCGGTTGGGAAATGTATAGTTAAGTAGGCTTTCAATGTTCTTGCTAAGAAAACGATATTTCTCCAACAGTGCCAATGGTGTTTTGGTTATAACGCTATCGACTTTGCAATTTTCTTCATTGGGCGGGATATAGACATGCTTGTTCAATTGATTGGTTGGTACTTTGCTGTCCTGGAGCCATTCTTCATGCCTCATGCAGATATCCAGCCCAGGAATCTGATGCATACGATGCCAGTAATACTCCCCGTACACCGACTTGTCGATAAGATTGCATTGGCGACAAAACCTTAAACGACTGTTTATCTTAATGGAGCTTGCCATAATTCCAGCAGTCGTATGAATCCCCTTTCCATCCAAACCCTTCATTCCTTCATAAACCTTTTCCCTTTGTTTGGGTGACAAGAAGGCTGTTAGGAGGGGAAACATGGTGTGTTGAAAAATCAGTTGATCGGATGTGATCGTTGAGCTTGGCGGCAAATTAGACACCAGATTATCGATGCCTGATGGCAGGAACACACTTGCGGAAATCCCGCTATGACCAAATGCATCCTGAAGGAATGCTTTATGGCTTAACGTGCCGTTTCGAATACGGCAACGTGCCAAAATGGAATAGAGTAATTCATCTTCATAGGGCGTGGGGAGATTAGGAATCATCCTGCCACGCTTCTTTCTGTACCATAATCTGCTTTGATGTATCCCGCTTGTCTTAATGCGTCATACGCACTCATCCCCTCTTCTTTCCCTGCTTTTACAATTCCCCTCAAATCATTCCCTCTGTTAACCAGTTGCATTTTTTCGCATTTTGGTTTTTCGGAAATATGTAATTTGTATGCTTCTTGCACAATATAACTTACATCGGTTTGTTCAGGATTTTCCAACAAGACCTGTTCAACCAGATTTTCCGCATCCTTTTCAGGAACCCCTAAAAACTTTAACCGAAGAACCGTATCCTCTTTCAACTTCGATAATTGCTGAATACGGGAGGTAGTTTCTTTTCTCATGAGCATGCCAATGTCCACCTTGATTTGTTCCTTGGCAACAAAGTCGGAAATGTCGGGGATCACAATATCTTCATATGCCGCTAATTTCGAGAGTTTTCCCGATTTCAATGCCTCCATCATCGGCTTGAGTAATTTGAACTGTTCGTCGGCTACTTTACGAATCAGTGACGGTGTTAATTTTTCTTTGCCTGTCGAAATGCTTCTCATCTGGCTTGCCGCGAAAATTTTGCAAGCGAGATCAACAATCCCCATTGAAGTCTCATATAGAGCGGCACTAAGTTCTTCATCAATTTCGACCAC
The genomic region above belongs to Ferviditalea candida and contains:
- a CDS encoding toxin-antitoxin system TumE family protein encodes the protein MALSPERNRRFMIGNPKTNLIELQRIFGEAIQTIRETDSTGLTSSFLVQRATIVFLDGSLLYITEYLSKQQLIERFNYDWISPDKTTVLAKFHSEPHTDKDYQTDTEPYHTHPPEHAKLNNAKRYPNYFYNDLFSIVEGIHFFHLLPKKGK
- a CDS encoding DUF4250 family protein; the protein is MYGHQIYQYPIKKRVEFLNSELRKGQHNSLEELAADIFIDIEDLKEELRKDGYFFVPDLNQFVRIEMGQAG
- a CDS encoding TnsD family transposase, which translates into the protein MIPNLPTPYEDELLYSILARCRIRNGTLSHKAFLQDAFGHSGISASVFLPSGIDNLVSNLPPSSTITSDQLIFQHTMFPLLTAFLSPKQREKVYEGMKGLDGKGIHTTAGIMASSIKINSRLRFCRQCNLIDKSVYGEYYWHRMHQIPGLDICMRHEEWLQDSKVPTNQLNKHVYIPPNEENCKVDSVITKTPLALLEKYRFLSKNIESLLNYTFPNRPFEWFGKFYVSRLQNRGYASQKGRVDQLRLEQDFVLFYGNEFLSLLQSDLAGNHHWLSDITRFHRKSFSFLRHLLLMNFLDVTLEEIFYRRESFKPFGDPPWLCLNPAAEHYLQKAITDITLTTCEKTKKIIGTFACSCGFIYTRKLGDDPLNKSRVKEFGKLWESECKRLAAEGFGLREIGRRLQADPMTVKKCLENGMEGSGKGRENKQSEQRATDCMNWLQLQEEHPELSKTELRKLNPGLYARLYRNDRSWLEQNSPASKIVTLNQRVDWSQRDKDILQRVQTAVDKIMNAAGKPRRLTMSKIGALSGAKALLEKHLDRLPETKAYLNLVTETEEQFRIRKINWAIKELGRDGVELSVWRVLRKASIRTEHCPPDIEELIRIQDFNSITLSC